The Mercenaria mercenaria strain notata chromosome 8, MADL_Memer_1, whole genome shotgun sequence genome has a segment encoding these proteins:
- the LOC123523198 gene encoding ATP synthase subunit s, mitochondrial-like, producing MMLHRFSRFVHSAALLVDVGKISSIQPQTYQIRRHFFKYLNRALNIFDRERYEEVGGDRLCAEWVLKCGGRLRWAGSHSWLSDYNSLPSESTEAKLNVQDVDVSGTVVMSQGFEHFWYVKNLKSLKLHDCKYVDDNCLKQLQITASTLEHLQISANKQITDTGLLHLVELVCLTDLHLKDLPKVKDKKETYEKLQKALPNCDIMYPDLENV from the exons ATGATGTTGCACAGATTTTCCCGATTTGTTCATTCA GCTGCACTGTTGGTAGATGTTGGGAAAATATCCTCAATTCAACCACAAACCTATCAGATCAGAAGACACTTTTTCAAATATCTAAACAGAGCTTTGAACAT atttgatCGTGAGAGGTATGAGGAAGTAGGAGGTGATAGACTGTGTGCTGAATGGGTGCTTAAGTGTGGCGGGCGACTTCGCTGGGCTGGTTCCCATTCATGGTTATCTGACTACAACAGTCTGCCATCAGAGTCAACAGAAGCAAAGCTGAATGTACAGGATGTAGATGTTTCTGGAACAGTTGTCATGAGTCAGGGGTTTGAGcattttt ggTATGTAAAAAACCTGAAGTCGTTAAAGCTACATGACTGTAAATACGTAGATGACAACTGTTTGAAGCAGCTACAGATCACAGCTTCTACTCTAGAACATCTACAGATCAGTGCCAACAAACAGATAACAGACACTGGCTTGTTGCATCTTGTAGAACTTGT ATGTTTAACAGACTTACATCTCAAAGATTTACCAAAAGTTAAAGACAAGAAAGAAACTTACGAAAAGCTACAGAAAGCCTTGCCAAACTGTGATATTATGTATCCAGatcttgaaaatgtttaa